In Sciurus carolinensis chromosome 16, mSciCar1.2, whole genome shotgun sequence, the genomic window AAGAACCAACCAACAGAGTTTACTAAAATGTGTCAACGGTGGCAGGAAAAGTAATTAAATCTTAAGGATAAAACTGAACACTTACAAGCAAAGGCCAAAATAACCATTTCATCAATCGATCAAGTctaaagatatataaaattatgaaaaataaaataatagtgacTTCAAATCCAGTGATAACAATGTATGGTTCAGGAGCTTGTGCGAGGATAAAGCAGGTCATAGATGTCACAGTTAGTACctaggagaaaaacaaacaaacaaaccatgcTTTATTCAATGATTTTTTGAATATAGTTTAAACTGTAAAAGTGATAATTTctaaaatgatcaaataaataGGTTTCTgtcatatgcacatacatataagAGGTATGACAAAAATGTATGAATACTaacctttctttgtattttagagGATTAGGGGTGCCCCTTTATTTTAAGTATAACTAATTacttaattaattattattattattattttttttgcagtattggaaattgaacccaggggctctttacctctgaactacatccccaacccctttttttcaattttgagacagggtctcgctaagttgctgaggctgggtttgaacttaccatccttctgtctcagcatcctgagtcattgggatcaTAGGCAGGTACCACAGAGCCCGGCTTCACTTGTACTTCTAGTATGACAGTTTACCACATCTGTTTCCTTCATCTTTTCCACCAAATAGCTCCTTTCCCTCTCATACTTTTAATTTGTCCTCCTCTCCTAATTATCCTATAAATATATGTgagggaagccatccttatttagaaGAATCAGACTGTTCCTTGTCTAGTTTCTctgagagaatggctcccctaactccatcctatcctgtccatcacagaagaagctcctctggGTCTTGGCCCCcattacctgtgtgtctataaattaAAGAGTTGGGCTATtccatgttgttgttgttagaggccagagttggtatggccagaccatcacaccccctctcatttagaaagagtattggctcttgcgTGTTTATTGAGTAGTAAGTTTTTGGGTAATTGACTGATtaacagccaacatcatcctctggcagttaacacTTTTCTCATCTACTTGGGAAGTGGCATGTGCTTTAAGTTGTGTTTTCCTAAAACAAGTACACACACCCTTTTCTTCCATCCTGTTCCCCATAGAAATTCCTGTTGTTTTCTACTTCTCGTTATGCTTCTTCAAAAATGTCTGTGTACTTGACTGTCTATAATTCCTTATTATTCACTTATCATTCCTTAATGCTTGGCAATCTGGAATTTTCTTCAAACTTAAGTTGAATGTTGCCATGAAAAATACCAGTGGGGGAATTTAATACACAttgtcagagaaaaaaattttgatgCTTAATGGCTCTATTcaaaatttttacataatttatcCCACTAAACACAATGCCAATagaattaaagacattttaagtgtgggggaaaaaaacaccCCTGAAGATGATTAATCTAATTCAACTTTTTCATTTCCAAAGGAAGACAGAGAATATGGTAACATTAGGTAAATTCTTAAAGGAAAAGATGAGTTGGTGGATTCCAGGGAGTTCTGTCAATGCCATGAAGTTCTTAGGGAATAGAACTCTATCCAAAGTCTCTTTGTGTCCTTTGAAGTGGTTTAGTCAAGAGTCTTCCCTGGCTAGATATATATTAACTTTCCAGATAGTACCATCTACAcattctttttaactttaaatcTAATAGGCTCGATTACTTTATTAGTGCAAAAGTACTCTATCTTTGAGTTTCTAAATTGGTGAGTTTGACTACCAATAACTAGTCATTaaattacttcattctttttttaaattttagtatttttttttagttgtagatggacacaatacattttatttatttatttatttttatgtggtgctgaggattgaacccagggcctcataaatgctaggcaagagttctacgaAGGAGCTGCAAATCCAGCCCAATTACTTCATTCTTTATAATTACTTTTAGCAATGTGTCATCTCAAATGAGTTCATGGATAAAAATcatagtgatgcatgcctgtaatcctagtgactggaGAGCCTGAGTCAGGAGAAGTTGgaggacagcctgagcaactcagcgagaccctgtttcagaattaaaaagggctggggatgtagctcactggtggagagtctctggtttcaatccccagtactgctaagtatataaataaacaagaaagtaaaatcaagctctttttttttcagtacccaTCCTCTGTAGCCTTTTTGTATGATAGTTATTGGCACTGGTGATTGTCCCACTTCTTACAATTTCCTATGATTTCTGTCCCACTAGGTTCTCCCTCCATGCACCTTTTCTAAACTTCTGGCCTTGGTTTCCAGTTATCTTTTGAACACCCCACTCACATCCCCAGCATCTCTTCAGTGTTCTATGGAAACTGACTTTGTTATCACTGATTTCAAAAGTACTAAATTTAATGaaggctttctctctctctctctttcttttgtgttactggagattgaatctaaGGCCTACTTCCCATTCATCTGGCTCCCAGGTTAACTTCCCTTGTTCTTGTACTTCCTGCAACTGTTCTCTCTTGGTGGGCTCCTCCCCTTTTACCCACCTCTTTAAAATGCTGGCTTTCCTCTGGATTTGGTCCACATCCCACTCTGTGAGTCTATCCCTAGTCTAACCCCAACAATTCACACTTAGACATTCAGAAACCCCAACCAGATTAACAGGAATTTCAAATCCATCAAAACTGAACTCATTTTGCCTCTCCTCCCCTATTCATCACCTCAGTTGGTGGTACTACAATCTACTTCATTATCCACCATAAGAACCTAAGATCTGGCTCCTACTCTTCACAACTGAGCTGACTTCATGCCTAAACCTGTTTGTCATTCTCTGCTCTTCATCCCTACAACTACTACTCTTCAGCATCTTTTCCTTGAACTACCATGACAAAGATGATACAGTAAAActtctaaaatgcaaatgtgtATGTATTGCTTCATCTACTAAAAATCCTTCAACAGCTGTCTATGAACTTTAGAACAGAGCCTACCTCTCGTCTTGTATTCAAGGTCTTCTATGATTTAGCTCCTGTCTACTTCTCTAGCAGACTTGTCTCACAACTTACTCATAAGATAATTCCAATGTTTACTTCTTGGTCCTCATTTTACTTGAATTAATATCAGTATTTGATGCAGTTGATCATGCCCTCCAGGACACCATACTCCTGGTTTCTCTTACCCACTCCCCAACTGCTCCCTCTAGTTCTTTGCTAGTTTCACCTCTCCACCCCGATCTCTGAATATTGGAATGTTCCGGGGCTCAACCCTCAGTCCTCTTTTATGCTCTATCTATACTTCTCTTTTGATGACCTTGTTAGTCTTATGGCTTTAAATACCTTTACTTCTGAAGCCTGACCTCTCTATCAAAGTCCAGTCTTGTTTATTCCAATTCCCTATTCAATATTTCCACTTGGATGTCTAATAGGTATCTCTGATTTAACACTGAAATCCAAAACTGAACTTCTGGTTCTCCTCTCACATATGATTCACCCATAGGCTTTCTGATCTCAGCAGATGACAACTAAATCTTTCCAGTTGCTTAGGCAGACAACGTTGGTATTATCTtggattcctttctttctcctattCCACATCTAGTTCATCAGCAAATCTTGTTGGTGCTACTTTCAAAATACatgttgagcatccctaatctgaaaatctaaaatgcttCAAATCCAAAAAACTTTCTTGAGTTGCTAACATAATACCACAAGTTGAAAAATTCCATACCTGACCTCTGATGGTGTGAACAGACTTGGTTTCatgaacaaaattattaaaactagtatataaaattaccttcaggctatgtataTAAGTAcctgaaacataaatgaattttgtgtttacttGGGTTCCTTCCCCAAGATATCTCcttacatatacataaacatgAAAATCGGAAACTcttctggtcctaagcattttggataaaggaTACTCAACTTGTATATCTCAAATGtgactacttctttttttgggggggataccagggattaaacccaggggtgcttaaccactgagccacatccccaaccctttttaatattttttatttagagacagggtctcgctgagttgcttagagcctcactaagttgctgaggctagctttggacttgcaatcctactgcctcagcctcctaagctgctgggattacaggtgtgcatcaccacacctggctcaaatgTGACTACTTCTTATTACCTACTTGGCTACCACCAGCCACCATCATCTCTTGTGCAGAATACCATAATAGCTTTAAATGGCCTCCATGGTTCTACCTTTACCCTATAGCAACCCCCTCCTGTCCCTTCCTTAAACTATTTATTGTTAGTATACttgaaaaaaatgagtcaaattatATAAACCTTTACTCAAAACCTTCTCATCTCCACTGTGTTCCTCTCACTCACTCCACTCTAGGCACACCGGCTACCTTGTTCAATCTTGATCCCTTTAGGCACATTTCTACCGTAGGGCCATTACTGGATTTTCCTCTGACTTAAACACTCTCCTCCACATAACTCCCTCAACTCTCTGATGTCAAGTCGACAAGGACTAACTTATTACTGCAAACTTCCTCTTCAAacttcccctcccccatctctgtATCTTCCCTTACCCagctttattttctcttgttccATAGCACTTATCACCTCCTAGAACATCACATGATTAATTTATTGTGTTTCTCTCCCTGGCTCTCCTACCCCAATATGTAAACTCCATGAAGATAGGgatctttgttttgttcactgaaaCCTCTCAATGGCCAGGAACAGTGCCTGACAGATGttatgcattcaataaatatttgttgaatgaataaataaggcaACATTCAAAACTTCTTATAGTTTGCTGTATAAATcatggattttttgttttcttcatgccTTGGTGACTCTCTCTTAGACCCCACCCTAAGTTCCTTTATGAAGAGTTTCCTAAcacttctctttatttccttGGTTAGAGGTCTTAACTTTATACCCTATCTCTACCTTGTTCCCATTATAGTTATTTGCTTCTGTGCCTGTCTGACTAAATTGAAGAATTCTAAGAGTCAGGGACTTGTCTTGGTACATCTTTGTTGTTCCTGGTATTAACCCAGAACCTGAAATACACTAAATGTTCAGATTGCTTTTTAAGGAAGTAATACAAAAAACTAAACTTTTCTCATGAAACCTGTTCCTCTTGCAGTGTACCAGAGCTTTTGGTACCTACCACAAAACTCCAGACCTTCAGGTCATTTTCCGCCTGATTATTTATTCCTAACcaaaggtctctctctctctctctgtctttttttacTCCAGAGTAGTTTTCTAGGCTTCTCATATGCATCCTAATTTGTATTATAATCTCAGACTTTTGGTGTGGGAAGGATCTTACATACAATTTGTTCTACTCACTCACCTAAAGTCTGAATCTTTACAACATCCTTCCCAAGTGCTCCTCTGTGCATATTACCTTTGTTGCCTGGGAATGGGCTGTCTTCCCAAGTAGCCATTTTGACaccttttctgaaaataaaattctttcctaTGTTGTAACTTTAAACTATTTCAACCTCTTCTCCCATGTtaactctttaaaatttaaaacaattttttcctttcccttgagTTTTCTAGAATCCCTTCAGCTAAGATTGTCTCCACTTAACTAGCCCAGGGCTCCCCTCCAAATGATAATTTTCTCCAAACCACTGTTCAGAACTGACAGCAATGCTCCTAATAAATATGAAGCCCTAAAATAAGCAAGATCCCTCTTTGTCCTTGCTCTGGACTGTATGTCTTGAGCTTGGTCACATCAAAAGTCTGACTTAAGTAACCTTAGCATCTACCGAAACCTCTAGGATCTTTCTAATTCTGTTGGCTTCTGAGTGGTATAACACTGACTGCATCGCCTGGGAGTCCAAGTGTAGGTCATTCAGGTAGATCTGGGGACTTTGTTTAATGACTATCCCTAAACCCTCTCAGGAGAGGACAGTGCTTTATGACTCTCCCCCAGGGGGCAGAGCAAAATGCCTTGCTTGTGGGGAAGCCCAGATAAAAACAAGATTGACAGAGAAAATGTGGAGTTCCGCTGCACACTTAATGACCGTTCTTCCGGCCCTCGAACACCCCTGCTGACTCACTTCGACCCGCGCCCTGTCCCCAGCCTTGTCCCTCACCAGCCGCAGCATCTTCACGTGGCCTTTCACGCTGCAGCAAAAGGGGCGATGTTTTCCTTTCGGTTGCACGGTCGCCATTGCACCAGCAGACTTGACAGCCGCACTTCTCCTACCCTTCTCTGCAGCGCCGCACCCTGCCAAGCTTCGCGCGGAGAACCTTAACCGCCGCCGCCCCTCCGGGCTTCCCGCCCTCGCGCGCGCGTGCGCAGGGCGCCGCGGGTCCCGCACTCGTGCGCATGCGCGCCACGGAAACCTCGCTCCGCCTGGTAGACCATGGCACAAAAGCGACTTAGCGGGGGCCAGCAAAGTGGGTCGGCCTCCCGTTAGTCCGCCTCGTCCTGCCTGGTCCACAGCTCTCCCTAGGAGCTTTCCTGTCTGCTGGCGCTCGCAGGGTTGGGGTAGGGGAGGACAGGCAAGGGAGGGTGACCCAGGATGACTGCTCTGCCTCCGCAGACCCTGGGCATCTCAAATGCCACCTCCGTAGAGAAGATTTCCCTTGATCACCCTGTCTAGAGTGGCCACCGTCATTCTCTCCTCAGCCTTTATCTCTAGCTGATATCATAAGACTGATTTCTGTGAGGAAAGGTTGATTAATATATCTACCGAGTTATATATAGTTAGGAGAAAGTTCTGGTGTGCAATTGCACCGTATGGTGACTATAGAGAATGATaactattttacttaaaattaagaagCTTGAAGAAAGGgctttgaatgttttcaccacgAAGAGGTGATAAATGTGGATCTACCCTGATTTGAACACTACATAATGTATACACGTATTGAAATATCACAGGGTACCTGGTAAATAGGTACACTATTtaagtattaattaaaaaataatataaattccaCAAAAGCAAGGACCCGTCTGTGTCTCTCCCTGCAAGGTCTGGCACACAGTAGCTGTAGAATATGTATAGCCTGAACTAAGGTCCTGGACTTCATACCCTATCTCTTCCCCCAGGGCATCACAGCCTAGCTGTGTAAGTCTGTTAGTTCTGCATAGTTTTACTTTTGCCTCACACTGATGCTAGTGTTTGCATATCTAGAACAGCCTTAGGTCCCTCAGATACTCCATGTTTTCCACAAGTGCTCTGTTGAAGGCAATGAGGTCACTCACAAAAGTATTGACCTTAGTCTTGAAGTTTATTTACAGAGAGCACACCTGCACTTGTGAAGTGTGTGAAAGACAGGCAGGAAACTCAAGATGGGATGGTGATTTTCTGGTCACAGATCTAGAGGTTAAGGTTAAAAATGACTTCTTTCTCCCTGCCAAGTATTACTGCCAATATCCTGTACTTGGGAGAGGGGAAAACTACCCACCTACTGAAACTTTCATACAGTCTAGGGTGGCAACAGTTGGGGTTACTCGACTTGGGCCAGTCTAATTATATAACACCTTGTCTAGGGCTGGGTAatcgctcagtggtaaagtgctgcctagcatgcatgcagtttaatccttagcaccacaaaacaaacaacaccTAGTCTACCCCAAACCCGGGCTGAATTTTTGTTACCTGACTATTGGGAGGATTTACAGGTTTCCTCCCTATACCCATTTGTCTGTCCAGTTGGAATACTGGTTGTGCCTTCCTGAGGGATCCAGCGCATTTACTGTCCTGAATTCCGGttcccctgccccccccccccaccctttttccggtactggggatcaaatccagagccatTTTGTCCAATTCTCCAATAGCGAACTCGGAGAAGGGGAGTGACAATATCTACATGCAGGGTTGTTGGGAGGAATACCTGACATGTATGCGTACGTGGCAGGTATGGATGGCGTAGGCGTCAATAATCTGCAGTAATTCACAAACCAATCAGTCCCTGGGTATATTGCCATCCATCCTCCAACTCTTGGGTGCATTCTGCTAGCTGCGAACCCCTCACTTGGGATCTCTCCCTTGAACCGAGTGGGTGAAACgcgacagggtctctttaagggCCGGCCCAGCAGGCGCCCgggcgggcgggggagggggcgtGTGGCGCGCCGGGCTGGACGTGCGGCTGGGCCGCGCCTGCACAGACCgacagggaaggaagcaggggccGCTGCATCCGCACGCCGGGCCATGCTGCTGCGGCCGCTGCGGGGCTGGGCCGCCCGGCTGCTGCGCAGCGCGGGGTCTGGGGGCGCCGGGAGCCCCGCCTTGGGCGCCTGGCCGCGAGGGGCGCAGCGACGCGCCTGGCCTCCCGGTAACTTGTGCCTTTGCTACTGATCGGTGGTGTCGCGGTGCGGCCCCCGCtggccagacccagaaagtcctTTTCCCAGGCGCGGGACTTCCCCGGGCCCCAGCGAGGGGCGGGGGCGGTCATTAGCCGCCAGCTGGTCGCGAGCCGGCGGCGCGCGGGTGGGGCCGCGGCGCGTGGGCGCGTCCCTGGTTCCGGGATGGGGAGTGGGGCTCTGAAGAGCCCGGAGGACGCCAGCCCGGGGAGCGGGGGCGCCCTGAACCTCCGAGCCCCGGCTGGGACCCTCGGCCCGTTTCCTGGGGCGGTTTTTTCAGCCTCGGGGAGCCGCCTGACGCCGGCCTTCGGCCTACGCAGGCGCTCGCGGGTGGCCTGTGGAGTTAGGCTCCCGGCGCCCTCCACCCTCGCCGGCAGCGGCGACCCTCCCCTTCCGAAATGGGAGCCCCCTTTAGGGCCAGCTGTAGCGTCGCCGGCCTCGGGCTGTTGAGAGGCGACCTCAGCACCACCTGTGGGGTGGATGGGTGCAACGGCCCCATACCCCAGGCCcgagcctgctcttccccagtgCCGAGTCAGGGCGCTCTGCGTTTTCGTTTGCTGACACCGATCAGTGAGGACCCCAAATGTAAAATGagtggaaaaatggaaagtgtaatatactaagtgaaagaaccTGGGCATACTTGGGGCCCGGATGTGCTGACAGGACCCAGGCAGCTGCTGCAGTGTCGCACATAGGTAGGCCGCTGTGCCCTGCCTCCACCTACTCAGGGAAGGGCCCaagaatggaaaacatttttaggCCGGGGAGCAAAcataaaaattactgtttttgGTCATTTAGGTTAGTTCAGAGAAAAGTGAGTTACTTAAAAACTAAGTGAGTTTAAAaattgatttcctttcttttgtagatagagaaaatgaaaaagagaaaaaatcagtGGTAAGTTCCAATATAGGATAATTCTTTTTGAGGAGGGAAGTGGAGGAATATGTGCATATAGTAAATAACTAGTCAATAATAGAAATATCAGATTATTTCCAGGGATAAGAGCATGTTCCTATCCCTGGGCCTCAGAACTCCTCAGAGGCCACCTCTGTAACCAGTTTCTTGATGTTCCTCCTTAGAGTCTGCACAGGTAGGAGCATACTTGTATTCCTATTGTTTAGGTAGACTGGGACTGCGCTTGAACGATTGTAAAAGTATTGAAAAATGcccatcctgggctggggagatagctcagttggtagagtgcttgccttgcaagcccaagggtgtgggttcaatccccagcaccaaaaaaaaaaaaaaaaaaaaaaaaaagctcatccTGTATGGGGAAGGTCAGTTTCACTGTGGCTTGGGCAGCCCAGATGTGAAAGATCTGCTGATCACCTCCTTCAGATTGTCCAGTGCTGAGAATGGTGGGTGGAGAGGGGATCAGAGAGAATCCATGAGGGTCTGCAGGTATGTACTCAGTCATTCAGGTGACTTGGGGAGGTCCTGgctctggggtggggctggggctgagacTGGTGTGCAGTTGAAGGTAATAGGCAGTTCAAGTTAGACATATCCATAGGGATTTGGGTTCTTCAGCTGGCTGGGATAAAGGACAATGTTTTGGTCACCATCCATCCAGGGGCTGAATATCTTAAGGGAGCTGGAAGTCCATGGCTTCTGTGGCTGGGAAAGTGGTGGCTTGGTTGGTGATGGCATGAGTTTGTTAGCCAGGCTCTGCAGAGGCTGGAAGGTGTGGGCAGGCCCTTGGTGTGCTCAGGATGATGGAGAGGGCCTGGGAAGGAGTGAGATTGCAGGGAGGGGGCTGATGATTGAAATGCTTGAGTTTTATGAAAGTTTGATGAAATTATAGGCGGGGGCCAGGTATGGCAATGGGTATCATAGAAAAGGGGGGAATACAAAGTTGGCAGTTTATGTATTGTTAATTATCTGGCTATTGGCCTGTTCGAGGTCCTTTCAGGTATCTGATATGCCCCCTGAAACACAGTAGCAAGTCCATAGAAAGTGGTATCCTATAACCATTCAAGTCTCGTGAGGTCCTGAGTGGGAGACACTGCATGAGGACCATAGGGACCAAATGACCCGTGTCCATTAGGGAGCCTGAGCTCAGTCTGCTGGGCTACATGGTAAATAGGACAGTGGTGGATCTAGAGCAACAGTGAGTCTGGGGACTATGAGGAAGCAGGCAGGGGACTGATGACTGAGCTTTGAGAAATCTTGATGCCTCTAGATGAAAGAGAAGGAATCGCAGGTGCAACTGACAAAAGGAAGAGAACCTGTAGGTCTGGGCTTGTGTTCAATTCCTAGAGAGTGACTGGGTAGGGCTTTAGGGTATCCAGAGGGACTGGGGATAGATCCTAACACCTACAACCACTGAAGGATTTTATCCCCATCTTAATCTGTTTTATGCTACTATGatagaataccacagactgggtaccTTCTAATGAACAGTGATGTATTCGACTCATGGTTCTAAagactgggaagttcaaaatAGAGGagccagcatctggtgagggttTTCTTGCTtgatgtgtgtgtcatcccataGTGGAGAAGTtggtgaagaagagaaagagattgGGGAATGGGGCccaatttattctttcatcagGAATCCATTCCTGTGATAAATAACTCATTTTTGCAATAATGCCATTATCCATTCTGAAAGGCAGACCTCATAATATAATCAACTCTCTTtcttgggtaccagggattgactcaggggcactcaaccactgagccacacccccag contains:
- the LOC124966023 gene encoding chemokine-like factor isoform X1, translated to MATVQPKGKHRPFCCSVKGHVKMLRLVLTVTSMTCFILAQAPEPYIVITGFEVTIILFFIILYIFRLDRLMKWLFWPLLDIINSMVTTLFMIIVSVLALIPETTMLTILGGVFGLVTAVCCIADGALLYRKLLFNPSGPYQKKPVHDKELF